One stretch of Gadus chalcogrammus isolate NIFS_2021 chromosome 14, NIFS_Gcha_1.0, whole genome shotgun sequence DNA includes these proteins:
- the ogfod1 gene encoding prolyl 3-hydroxylase OGFOD1 isoform X1, with amino-acid sequence MSSKRLQEHSDNPEKRKRIKKREEVAQLSVVVDDEEVKKAVKEAWAQGVHYSHENLELNCYPFPHCIIKDFIHSEAFTENLQKELLELNFHEKSNDLYKFKQSDDLQERTESHISGLRAALFGRFRCWLGDVLGVELEPTVDISCAKYQYTVLPPDILLCHDDELEGRRVAFILYLVPPWQSSDGGTLDLYATDSHLQPKHIVKSLVPSWNTLVLFEVSPVSFHQVAEVLSEDKCRLSLSGWFHGPSLERPSRHIEEPLPRSPHLPRDETLLLEWVNPMYLDISYQEQIQEEFEESAEIQLKDFLKEEKFAEVSVALRLHDIQWARRGPPNNRSYEVASLESIPPCVSECWELLCSEAFFLLLSNFTGLRLHFLCPNDEDDDEEEDEDEDGENEEKEEKEEEEEEEVEEAESQESARGGEATGSAMETPSTRKKTKAKEPSTPEYVGELRRWTHGGYTLLHDGEATRAEYALDLILPFGCSDWPSEFGGFTSYVANEEDEELLTVNPEDNCLALVYRDKETLKFVKHINHKSSCQENGNNLRRTFYDFSFVYYE; translated from the exons ATGAGTTCTAAACGATTACAAGAGCACAGCGACAACCCGGAGAAGCGAAAAAGGATAAAGAAACGCGAAGAAGTGGCTCAACTTTCTGTGGTTGTGGATGACGAGGAAGTGAAGAAAGCCGTGAAGGAAGCATGGGCACAAGGAGTCCACTACTCCCATG AGAACTTGGAGTTGAACTGCTACCCTTTCCCACATTGCATCATCAAGGACTTCATCCACAGTGAGGCGTTCACAGAAAACCTCCAGAAGGAACTTCTAGAGCTGAACTTCCACGAGAAGTCCAACGACCTCTACAAGTTCAAGCAG TCTGATGACTTACAGGAGAGAACAGAATCCCATATATCAGGCTTGAG GGCAGCGTTATTTGGCCGCTTCCGTTGCTGGCTCGGAGACGTTCTGGGTGTTGAGCTCGAACCCACCGTGGACATCTCCTGCGCCAAGTACCAGTATACCG TCCTTCCTCCAGATATCCTCCTCTGTCATGACGATGAGCTGGAGGGCCGGCGGGTGGCTTTCATCCTGTACCTGGTCCCCCCCTGGCAGAGCAGCGACGGGGGCACCCTGGACCTGTACGCCACCGACA gTCACCTCCAGCCAAAGCACATCGTCAAGTCCCTGGTCCCCTCCTGGAACACCCTGGTGCTGTTCGAAGTGTCTCCGGTGTCCTTCCACCAG GTGGCGGAGGTGCTGTCGGAGGATAAGTGCCGTCTGTCGCTGAGCGGCTGGTTCCACGGGCCCTCTCTGGAGCGGCCGTCCCGCCACATTGAGGAACCCCTCCCCCGGAGCCCCCACCTACCCAGGGAT GAGACGTTGCTGCTGGAGTGGGTGAACCCCATGTATCTGGACATCTCCTACCAGGAGCAAATCCAGGAGGAGTTTGAAGAGAGCGCGGAAATCCAGCTTAAAGACTTTTTAAAG GAGGAGAAGTTTGCGGAGGTCAGCGTGGCTCTGAGGCTCCACGACATCCAGTGGGCCAGGAGAGGGCCGCCCAACAACAG GTCCTATGAGGTGGCGTCTCTGGAGAGCATCCCCCCGTGTGTCAGTGAGTGCTGGGAGCTGCTCTGCTCCGAGGCCTTCTTCCTGCTGCTATCCAACTTCACCGGCCTCAGGCTGCACTTCCTCTGCCCCAACGACGAAGAcgacgacgaagaggaggacgaggatgaaGACGGGGAGaatgaagagaaggaggagaaggaggaggaggaggaagaggaggtagaggaggcgGAGAGCCAGGAGAGTGCGAGGGGCGGAGAGGCCACGGGGTCCGCGATGGAGACGCCGTCGACGAGGAAGAAGACCAAGGCCAAAG AGCCGAGCACCCCTGAGTACGTGGGAGAGCTGCGCCGGTGGACCCACGGGGGGTACACGCTGCTCCACGATGGAGAGGCGACGAGGGCCGAGTACGCCTTGGACCTCATCCTCCCCTTCGGCTGCTCAG actggCCGTCAGAGTTCGGGGGCTTCACGTCGTACGTGGCcaacgaggaggacgaggagctgcTCACGGTGAACCCGGAGGACAACTGCCTGGCGCTGGTCTACCGCGACAAGGAGACCCTCAAGTTCGTCAAACACATCAACCATAAGAGCTCCTGTCAGGAGAACGGCAATAACCTTCGTAGAACATTTTACGACTTCTCTTTTGTGTACTATGAATAA
- the LOC130403418 gene encoding cleavage and polyadenylation specificity factor subunit 5, with the protein MSIVPPSRSSAGWPRGGSVQFGNKYMSGPAKALSLERTINLYPLTNYTFGTKEPLYEKDSSVAARFQRMREEFDKMGMRRTVEGVLIVHEHRLPHVLLLQLGTTFFKLPGGELSPGEDEVDGLKRLMTEILGRQDGVKQDWVIDDCIGNWWRPNFEPPQYPYIPAHTTKPKEHKKLFVVQLQEKALFAVPKNYKLVAAPLFELYDNAPGYGPIISSLPQLLSRFNFIYN; encoded by the exons atgtCCATCGTGCCCCCGAGCCGCTCCAGCGCCGGCTGGCCGCGCGGCGGCTCCGTTCAGTTCGGGAACAAATACATGAGCGGGCCCGCCAAGGCGCTGAGCCTGGAGAGGACGATCAATCT ATACCCGCTAACCAACTACACATTCGGCACCAAAGAGCCTCTGTACGAGAAGGACAGCTCGGTGGCCGCCCGCTTCcagaggatgagggaggagtTCGACAAGATGGGGATGAGAAGGACGGTGGAGGGGGTCCTCATCGTCCACGAGCACCGGCTCCCCCACGTGTTACTGCTCCAGCTGGGGACCACCTTCTTCAAGCT gcccggaGGAGAGCTGAGCCCCGGGGAGGACGAGGTGGACGGTCTGAAGCGGCTCATGACGGAG ATCCTCGGGCGTCAGGACGGAGTGAAGCAGGACTGGGTGATCGATGACTGCATCGGGAACTGGTGGCGCCCCAACTTTGAGCCCCCGCAG tATCCGTACATTCCGGCTCACACAACCAAACCCAAGGAGCACAAGAAGCTGTTTGTGGTTCAGCTCCAGGAAAAAG CGCTGTTTGCGGTCCCTAAGAACTACAAGCTTGTGGCCGCGCCCCTCTTTGAGTTGTACGACAACGCCCCCGGCTACGGACCAATCATATCCAGCCTCCCGCAGCTTCTGAGCAG gttTAACTTCATCTACAACTAA
- the tradd gene encoding tumor necrosis factor receptor type 1-associated DEATH domain protein, translating into MVTKFESMAEIGGWSGGAVLFLESLCPHVNLLSLYKDPHHKFTLFKVIKLTLTDSAGGLGGYEILKLHDADPLLGVELKFVELEACRRFLQSYVSGTLRQALAQHAGRLLAAAPEVKVETQLKAGTHTLDLCLDSLEDCLEHIHLSQSARLCDDEMEDLEQRLQEQALGGAAPEPPPAPQPPQRDCFRFQTGTFEDRILTAADVHSFSNGVGRQWKHVGRALARGCRALKGPAIDNLAYEYEREGLYEQAYQMLSRFTQAEGSAAKLGRLVGALEDCRLTGLAESLLGSQ; encoded by the exons ATGGTTACAAAGTTCGAG agcatgGCAGAGATCGGCGGCTGGTCGGGGGGTGCGGTCCTCTTCCTGGAGTCTCTCTGTCCTCACGTGAACCTGCTGTCGCTCTACAAGGACCCGCACCACAAGTTCACCCTCTTCAAGGTCATCAAGCTGACCCTGACAG ATTCTGCGGGGGGGCTCGGTGGCTATGAGATCCTGAAGCTGCACGACGCGGACCCCCTGCTGGGCGTGGAGCTGAAGTTCGTCGAGCTGGAGGCGTGCCGGCGCTTCCTGCAGAGCTACGTCTCCGGGACGCTGCGGCAGGCGCTGGCCCAGCACGCCGGACGCCTGCTGGCCGCCGCCCCCGAGGTCAAGGTGGAGACGCAGCTCAAGGCCGGGACGCACACGCTGGACCTCTGCCTGGACAGCCTGGAGGACTGCCTGGAGCACATACACCTCTCCCAG TCGGCGCGTCTCTGTGACGACGAGATGGAGGACCTGGAGCAGCGGCTCCAAGAGCAGGCCTTGGGGGGGGCGGCCCCGgagccccccccggccccgcagCCCCCGCAGAGAGACTGCTTCCGCTTCCAGACCGGGACGTTCG AGGACCGTATCCTGACCGCCGCTGACGTCCACAGCTTCTCCAACGGCGTGGGCCGGCAGTGGAAGCACGTGGGCCGGGCGCTGGCCCGGGGCTGCCGCGCCCTTAAGGGTCCCGCCATCGACAACTTGGCCTACGAGTACGAGCGGGAGGGGCTGTACGAGCAGGCCTACCAGATGCTGAGCCGCTTCACGCAGGCCGAGGGCAGCGCCGCCAAGCTTGGCCGGCTGGTCGGCGCGCTGGAGGACTGCCGGCTGACCGGGCTGGCCGAGAGCCTGCTGGGCTCCCAGTGA
- the gnao1b gene encoding guanine nucleotide binding protein (G protein), alpha activating activity polypeptide O, b isoform X1 yields the protein MGCTLSAEEREALDRSKAIEKNLKEDGVTAAKDVKLLLLGGGESGKSTIVKQMKIIHEDGFSGDDVKQYKPVVYSNTIQSLAAILRAMDSLAIEFADKDRKADAKLVCDVVTRMEDTEPYSAELLTAMQKVWADAGTAECFNRAREYQLNDSAQYYLDSLDRIGASDYQPTEQDILRTRVKTTGIVETHFTFKNLHFRYLVPSPGPLGPVAPWGLHGRPSRPLRVRTQRLTDVCSLSTRLFDVGGQRSERKKWIHCFEDVTAIIFCVALSGYDQVLHEDETTNRMHESLMLFDSICNNKFFIDTSIILFLNKKDLFAEKIKKSPLSICFPEYIGANTYDDATAYIQVQFESKNRSPNKEIYCHLTCATDTGNIQVVFDAVTDIIIANNLRGCGLY from the exons ATGGGCTGTACTCTGAGCGCCGAGGAGCGCGAAGCTCTGGACCGGAGCAAGGCCATCGAGAAGAACCTGAAGGAGGATGGCGTCACGGCGGCCAAGGACGTcaagctgctgctgctcg GCGGCGGGGAGTCGGGCAAGAGCACCATCGTGAAGCAGATGAA gatcaTCCACGAGGACGGGTTCTCAGGGGACGACGTGAAGCAGTACAAGCCCGTGGTCTACAGCAACACCATCCAGAGCCTCGCCGCCATCCTCAGGGCCATGGACTCCCTGGCCATCGAGTTTGCGGACAAGGATAGAAAA GCGGATGCTAAGCTAGTGTGTGACGTGGTGACCCGTATGGAGGACACGGAGCCGTACTCGGCAGAGCTCCTCACGGCCATGCAGAAGGTCTGGGCCGACGCAGGCACCGCCGAGTGCTTCAACCGTGCCCGGGAATACCAGCTCAACGACTCCGCCCAGTA ctacCTGGACAGTTTAGACCGCATCGGAGCCTCCGACTACCAGCCCACAGAGCAGGACATCCTCAGGACCAGGGTGAAGACCACCGGGATCGTCGAGACCCACTTCACCTTCAAGAACCTTCACTTCAGGTACCTGGTCCCCAGCCCTGGGCCCCTGGGGCCCGTGGCCCCCTGGGGCCTGCATGGCCGCCCGTCACGGCCCCTACGCGTCAGAACTCAGAGGTTGACAGATGTCTGCTCTCTGTCCACCAGGCTGTTTGACGTCGGAGGTCAGCGGTCCGAGAGGAAGAAGTGGATCCACTGCTTTGAGGACGTCACCGCCATCATCTTCTGTGTGGCCCTGAGTGGCTACGACCAGGTGCTCCACGAAGACGAGACAACG AACCGCATGCACGAGTCCCTCATGCTGTTCGACTCCATCTGCAACAACAAGTTCTTCATCGACACctccatcatcctcttcctcaacaaGAAGGATCTGTTCGCTGAGAAGATCAAGAAGTCCCCTTTGAGTATCTGCTtccctgaatacatag gtgCTAACACCTACGACGACGCCACAGCCTACATCCAGGTTCAGTTTGAGAGTAAGAACCGCTCCCCCAACAAGGAGATCTACTGCCACCTGACCTGTGCCACCGACACTGGGAACATCCAGGTAGTGTTCGACGCGGTCACCGACATCATTATCGCAAACAACCTGAGGGGGTGTGGCTTATACTGA
- the gnao1b gene encoding guanine nucleotide binding protein (G protein), alpha activating activity polypeptide O, b isoform X2, which translates to MGCTLSAEEREALDRSKAIEKNLKEDGVTAAKDVKLLLLGGGESGKSTIVKQMKIIHEDGFSGDDVKQYKPVVYSNTIQSLAAILRAMDSLAIEFADKDRKADAKLVCDVVTRMEDTEPYSAELLTAMQKVWADAGTAECFNRAREYQLNDSAQYYLDSLDRIGASDYQPTEQDILRTRVKTTGIVETHFTFKNLHFRLFDVGGQRSERKKWIHCFEDVTAIIFCVALSGYDQVLHEDETTNRMHESLMLFDSICNNKFFIDTSIILFLNKKDLFAEKIKKSPLSICFPEYIGANTYDDATAYIQVQFESKNRSPNKEIYCHLTCATDTGNIQVVFDAVTDIIIANNLRGCGLY; encoded by the exons ATGGGCTGTACTCTGAGCGCCGAGGAGCGCGAAGCTCTGGACCGGAGCAAGGCCATCGAGAAGAACCTGAAGGAGGATGGCGTCACGGCGGCCAAGGACGTcaagctgctgctgctcg GCGGCGGGGAGTCGGGCAAGAGCACCATCGTGAAGCAGATGAA gatcaTCCACGAGGACGGGTTCTCAGGGGACGACGTGAAGCAGTACAAGCCCGTGGTCTACAGCAACACCATCCAGAGCCTCGCCGCCATCCTCAGGGCCATGGACTCCCTGGCCATCGAGTTTGCGGACAAGGATAGAAAA GCGGATGCTAAGCTAGTGTGTGACGTGGTGACCCGTATGGAGGACACGGAGCCGTACTCGGCAGAGCTCCTCACGGCCATGCAGAAGGTCTGGGCCGACGCAGGCACCGCCGAGTGCTTCAACCGTGCCCGGGAATACCAGCTCAACGACTCCGCCCAGTA ctacCTGGACAGTTTAGACCGCATCGGAGCCTCCGACTACCAGCCCACAGAGCAGGACATCCTCAGGACCAGGGTGAAGACCACCGGGATCGTCGAGACCCACTTCACCTTCAAGAACCTTCACTTCAG GCTGTTTGACGTCGGAGGTCAGCGGTCCGAGAGGAAGAAGTGGATCCACTGCTTTGAGGACGTCACCGCCATCATCTTCTGTGTGGCCCTGAGTGGCTACGACCAGGTGCTCCACGAAGACGAGACAACG AACCGCATGCACGAGTCCCTCATGCTGTTCGACTCCATCTGCAACAACAAGTTCTTCATCGACACctccatcatcctcttcctcaacaaGAAGGATCTGTTCGCTGAGAAGATCAAGAAGTCCCCTTTGAGTATCTGCTtccctgaatacatag gtgCTAACACCTACGACGACGCCACAGCCTACATCCAGGTTCAGTTTGAGAGTAAGAACCGCTCCCCCAACAAGGAGATCTACTGCCACCTGACCTGTGCCACCGACACTGGGAACATCCAGGTAGTGTTCGACGCGGTCACCGACATCATTATCGCAAACAACCTGAGGGGGTGTGGCTTATACTGA
- the ogfod1 gene encoding prolyl 3-hydroxylase OGFOD1 isoform X2: MSSKRLQEHSDNPEKRKRIKKREEVAQLSVVVDDEEVKKAVKEAWAQGVHYSHENLELNCYPFPHCIIKDFIHSEAFTENLQKELLELNFHEKSNDLYKFKQSDDLQERTESHISGLRAALFGRFRCWLGDVLGVELEPTVDISCAKYQYTDILLCHDDELEGRRVAFILYLVPPWQSSDGGTLDLYATDSHLQPKHIVKSLVPSWNTLVLFEVSPVSFHQVAEVLSEDKCRLSLSGWFHGPSLERPSRHIEEPLPRSPHLPRDETLLLEWVNPMYLDISYQEQIQEEFEESAEIQLKDFLKEEKFAEVSVALRLHDIQWARRGPPNNRSYEVASLESIPPCVSECWELLCSEAFFLLLSNFTGLRLHFLCPNDEDDDEEEDEDEDGENEEKEEKEEEEEEEVEEAESQESARGGEATGSAMETPSTRKKTKAKEPSTPEYVGELRRWTHGGYTLLHDGEATRAEYALDLILPFGCSDWPSEFGGFTSYVANEEDEELLTVNPEDNCLALVYRDKETLKFVKHINHKSSCQENGNNLRRTFYDFSFVYYE; this comes from the exons ATGAGTTCTAAACGATTACAAGAGCACAGCGACAACCCGGAGAAGCGAAAAAGGATAAAGAAACGCGAAGAAGTGGCTCAACTTTCTGTGGTTGTGGATGACGAGGAAGTGAAGAAAGCCGTGAAGGAAGCATGGGCACAAGGAGTCCACTACTCCCATG AGAACTTGGAGTTGAACTGCTACCCTTTCCCACATTGCATCATCAAGGACTTCATCCACAGTGAGGCGTTCACAGAAAACCTCCAGAAGGAACTTCTAGAGCTGAACTTCCACGAGAAGTCCAACGACCTCTACAAGTTCAAGCAG TCTGATGACTTACAGGAGAGAACAGAATCCCATATATCAGGCTTGAG GGCAGCGTTATTTGGCCGCTTCCGTTGCTGGCTCGGAGACGTTCTGGGTGTTGAGCTCGAACCCACCGTGGACATCTCCTGCGCCAAGTACCAGTATACCG ATATCCTCCTCTGTCATGACGATGAGCTGGAGGGCCGGCGGGTGGCTTTCATCCTGTACCTGGTCCCCCCCTGGCAGAGCAGCGACGGGGGCACCCTGGACCTGTACGCCACCGACA gTCACCTCCAGCCAAAGCACATCGTCAAGTCCCTGGTCCCCTCCTGGAACACCCTGGTGCTGTTCGAAGTGTCTCCGGTGTCCTTCCACCAG GTGGCGGAGGTGCTGTCGGAGGATAAGTGCCGTCTGTCGCTGAGCGGCTGGTTCCACGGGCCCTCTCTGGAGCGGCCGTCCCGCCACATTGAGGAACCCCTCCCCCGGAGCCCCCACCTACCCAGGGAT GAGACGTTGCTGCTGGAGTGGGTGAACCCCATGTATCTGGACATCTCCTACCAGGAGCAAATCCAGGAGGAGTTTGAAGAGAGCGCGGAAATCCAGCTTAAAGACTTTTTAAAG GAGGAGAAGTTTGCGGAGGTCAGCGTGGCTCTGAGGCTCCACGACATCCAGTGGGCCAGGAGAGGGCCGCCCAACAACAG GTCCTATGAGGTGGCGTCTCTGGAGAGCATCCCCCCGTGTGTCAGTGAGTGCTGGGAGCTGCTCTGCTCCGAGGCCTTCTTCCTGCTGCTATCCAACTTCACCGGCCTCAGGCTGCACTTCCTCTGCCCCAACGACGAAGAcgacgacgaagaggaggacgaggatgaaGACGGGGAGaatgaagagaaggaggagaaggaggaggaggaggaagaggaggtagaggaggcgGAGAGCCAGGAGAGTGCGAGGGGCGGAGAGGCCACGGGGTCCGCGATGGAGACGCCGTCGACGAGGAAGAAGACCAAGGCCAAAG AGCCGAGCACCCCTGAGTACGTGGGAGAGCTGCGCCGGTGGACCCACGGGGGGTACACGCTGCTCCACGATGGAGAGGCGACGAGGGCCGAGTACGCCTTGGACCTCATCCTCCCCTTCGGCTGCTCAG actggCCGTCAGAGTTCGGGGGCTTCACGTCGTACGTGGCcaacgaggaggacgaggagctgcTCACGGTGAACCCGGAGGACAACTGCCTGGCGCTGGTCTACCGCGACAAGGAGACCCTCAAGTTCGTCAAACACATCAACCATAAGAGCTCCTGTCAGGAGAACGGCAATAACCTTCGTAGAACATTTTACGACTTCTCTTTTGTGTACTATGAATAA